The Tolypothrix sp. PCC 7712 region GGGTCACTTTGATAAGCACCTCATAACGCTCGCCTGCAACTAAAGAAGTCACGATAGTTAGGTAGTCATAACTCCACAAGATGTAAAAATTTTTGCGTTTTAGGGACTTCCAAATAAAAAAATATCCCAGTATTTATTGTGGGGTGGACATCTTGTCCGCCCAGCTTATGTGGCGGGCAAGATGCCCGCCCCACAAGATGGAAGAATTTATTTCTTGGAAATCCCTTATATTTTTTTATCATCAGTAGGGTGGAATATAACTTAACTTTAGCGGTATTTAGATCCCCGACTTTTTCAAAAAGTCGGGGATCTGGGAAGCAATGTTTACTTAAGTAAATGCTATTCATTAGTAGTGGACTAACACACCTAAAATGAGGCATTAGATTTGATTAAATTAACCGCAGATAAACGCCGATAAACGCCGATAAACGCCGATGAATTTTTGATATTGCATCAAATTCTTGAGCAAGGTACAACGAAGTCCAACAGTCTGCTTTTAGCTAGCTAATAAATGTCGAAAACGACTGTTGTTCATAGTTTTTTAGAGAAATATTTAAATTTTGTCTCCCCATATATTTACCTGAAGCATATAATCCTCTAAACATTATTAAATATTTTAATCAATTTATATGTAGCAAAAATCTACCAAAATATGGCATTTTAGTTAATAAGCTAACTCAGCCTAAAATTTTAAATTATTTTACGGAAAATTAACGTCATTTTAACACTAGAAAAAGAAGTTAACATTTTTATTAAAGATGGAAACCGTACAATTTAGTGAACTTAAGATTAATGAAATATATAAAATTGAGTTCCTCAACGGCTACAAATTACAGGGTAAATTTATAGGCATTAAAAGTGGACGTTACTATTTTTTAGATGACAAAGGACAGAAATTCTCTTTCACCAACAACACTATTGTGCATCTGCGCTTTTATAAATCTCATGCTGAATAAAGTGTAATTGCAGAATCGCCAAGCCTAAACCAGACTAATCGCCGGGATGCGATCGCACATTCTAACTCAAATACCAATAGTACAGATAATTTTAAGGGCAAGGCAGTGCCCAGTCGTGTCAACTTAACGTGAAACCCTCTTGGTTGGAAGGTTTCGCCCTCACCCTGTGCCCCTCTCCCACAGGGAGAAGGGAGCCAGAGATTTAGTTCCCCTTCTCCTGCGGGAGAAGGGGTTAGGGGATGAGGGCGCGAGGTATTTGTACAACGCCCGCCCTATATCGCTTTTAGCTGAAGTTGACACCTATGGGCAGTGCCTTGCCCCTACCTGCGACATTGTATATTGAAAGTAAAATGAATGCGATCGCTTTGTAAACTAGCACTTGCAATTCACAAACTAGCACTTGCAACTCGTAAACTTGCTTTTGCAACTCGCAAACTAACACTTGCAACTCTTAAACTTGCTTTTGCAACTCACAAACTAACACTTGCAACTCACAAACTAACACTTGCAACTCACAAACTAACACTTGCAACTTGTAAACTTGCTTTTGCAACTCGTAAACTTGCTTTTGCAGTTAATTTCCGGAAATATACTCTTATTTATGAATTTTGCTCATACTATTGCTAGCAAACTTCTGTAGCTTCACTGTGGCTAGTACATTTATTCATTGCGTATCTTAAAGGTATCTAAGGAACTCCGTATTAAGCATTATCAGGGTTCTTCATATCAAAATTTCAACAGGAAAACTTTATGGCGCAAAAGAGACGCAATTCCATCGCACTCACCAAAGCTGAACGACGGATTGAAGGGATGCAGATGATCAATTCTGACTTAGACTTTGGTAATGGGTTATCAATCGCCAGTTATCAAAATAAAATTTTGGAGATTCGAGATAAGTTAACCGCCTATAACCAAGCAAAAACAATGGTGGAGACAACACACTCTGCATTAGTAGCAGCAGAAAGTGAGTTGAATATGATTTCTGAGCAAATGCTGCTGAGTGTTGCATCTCGCTATGGCAAAACTAGTGATGAGTATGGCATGGCTGGTGGAACACGCAGGATATATAGAAAGAAAGCACGTCCAGCAGTTCCAACAACATTGACTACGGATAAATAATTAAAAATTTGCAATTACTTGCATTAGCCAGCAAAGAGGTAAATTGAAAAAATTTGCCTCTTTACTTGTGTAAAAAACCAAAATGAACGATGATTTACCCAAAATACGTGCCTGCACTACCTCCTGCCGTTTTTTAGCTCCGTCGAACTCACGTTATATAAACAAAATTTATGCTTAAGTATCAACAGGTTGATATCAAAAATATTGTAATAATAATTGCTACATGGATTGTCCTAGTCATTCTCGTAAACCCTATCGGGGATTTTCCTCTCAACGATGACTGGGCTTATGGTTGGAGTGTAAAAACTTTACTAGAAACAGGTAATTTTCAACTTTCAGACTGGACTGCGACAAACCTATTATCTCAAGTTATCTGGGGAGCGCTGTTTTGTCTACCTTTTGGTTTTTCATTTACAGCACTTCGACTCTCAACTTTAACTTTAGGATTAATTGGTGTTCTCACCACTTATGGTCTATTGAGAGAAGTTAATACTAGCCCTAAAATTTCTCTGCTTGGAGCACTTATAATTGCTCTAAATCCTTTATATTTTGCGCTCTCTAACTCATTTATGAGTGATGTTCCTTCATTTACATTCACATTTGTATCTTTATATTTTTTAATTAGAGGTCTTAAAAGAGAGTCAAATATTGAATTTTTTTTGGGTGTATTAATTTCTTTTATATCTATTCTTAATCGTCAGTTGGGTTTATTAATTCTTCCAACATTTAGTTTAGCGTACCTGATAAAAAAAGGTTTCAAAATTAGAACCTTTATTGAAGCTATAACTCCAACTATTCTAGGGATAGCTTTGTATATATCCTATCCTCGTTGGTTACAGGCAACAGACCGAGCTCCTATCCTTTACAACTTTCAGAGTCATAAATTAGTAGAGACTTTTTCAAAAAGTTTTTTAGAAATTGTTGCAATTTACTCTAAAAATATATTATTAATCTCAGTATATTTAGGATTATTTATTTTCCCTTTTTTAATTCTTAATTTTTCTATACAATTTAAAAACTTTTCTCTTCGTCAAAAACAAATTAGTCTTTTTTTCAGTTTTTTTATAGTCGCCATAATTTCAGTGTATTGTTTAGCTAAACACCAGCGAATGCCTTTTGTAGGCAATGTTATAGAATCTTTTGGTTTAGGTCCTCAAACAATAAATGGTTATAGCGCTTTCTTAAATCCAAATCTTACTTTAATAACTTTAATTTCTAGAGTTTGGCAGATACTAACATTAGTAAGTATGGTTGGTGTTGCTTTATTGTTTCAGTGCTTATTTTTGGCTCTACTCCAAGTATTTAACCAAAAGACAGACTTAAATCGAAAGTGGCTGTTAATGTTAACTATTTCTAGTATTATTCTATTCTTTTTACCAATTGCTGGATTAAAAGGTTTTTGGTTTGATCGCTACCTCATTATTTTCTTGCCATTTTTATTGATGCTTATTTCAATGGCAATCACAAATTATAGTAAAAATAAGCTTACATTGAGAGCAGCTTCTATCTGCTTAATGATGCTTTTGTTCTATGGCGGATTCACCATCACTGCAACCCATGATTATCTGTTATGGAACCGTGTTAGATGGCAAGCTGTCAACGATTTGATGCAAACATCCCAAATATTGCCCAATCAAATAAACGGCGGATTTGAATTTAAAGGTTGGTATTTTGGGAATAAGCTGGAAATATGCAATCCTAAATATCATAAAAGTTCCGCATATACTAGAGTTAATTGGAATGACTTCACTTGCCTTTGGGGTAGTGATAATTATAAATATAGTCTTTCTTTTGTACCTAATATTGGTTATGAAATAGAGAAAAAATATTCTTTTAGAAGATGGCTGCCTTGGAGGAAAGAAGACCTATATCTTTTACGTAAAAAAACAAAAATTTAAAATACAGTAGATTGCAAATTTGTGAGCCAGTAAATTAGCTTCCAAACTTGACCGAGACAATTTTGGATTTTAGATTTTAGATTAAATCTAAAAATAAAATCCAAAAAACGGTTTCAAGCCTACGCCAGTTGCTTTATGTCGGGAAACCCGCCCACGAGAGTGGCTCACGCCACTTCTCTCAAGTCGGGAAACCCGCCCACGAGAGTGGCTCCTCCGTTTACGAAGAAGGAGCAAAAAAATCATTCAATACTTAAGTTCGTAGGGTGTGTTATGCCGTAGGCTAACGCACCTTGTTGTTGATGATGCGTCGGTGCGTTGCGCTGCGCGACAACACACCCTACATTTAAATTCTTTCTCACGTCTCTTGGCGATCGCAATTATCCCCAACTATCAAAGCCTTGTCATTAGCTAATGATTTTCAGACTCAGCGTCGGTGCGTTGCGCTGCGCGACAACACACCCTACATTTAAATTCTTGAGTAAATATACCTCGTGCTGCAAGAAATGGGCAAAGGGAAAAGGTTAAATGGGAAAGGGAAAATCCAAACCCTTTCCCCCTTCCCCTTTCCCCTTTCCCC contains the following coding sequences:
- a CDS encoding ArnT family glycosyltransferase is translated as MLKYQQVDIKNIVIIIATWIVLVILVNPIGDFPLNDDWAYGWSVKTLLETGNFQLSDWTATNLLSQVIWGALFCLPFGFSFTALRLSTLTLGLIGVLTTYGLLREVNTSPKISLLGALIIALNPLYFALSNSFMSDVPSFTFTFVSLYFLIRGLKRESNIEFFLGVLISFISILNRQLGLLILPTFSLAYLIKKGFKIRTFIEAITPTILGIALYISYPRWLQATDRAPILYNFQSHKLVETFSKSFLEIVAIYSKNILLISVYLGLFIFPFLILNFSIQFKNFSLRQKQISLFFSFFIVAIISVYCLAKHQRMPFVGNVIESFGLGPQTINGYSAFLNPNLTLITLISRVWQILTLVSMVGVALLFQCLFLALLQVFNQKTDLNRKWLLMLTISSIILFFLPIAGLKGFWFDRYLIIFLPFLLMLISMAITNYSKNKLTLRAASICLMMLLFYGGFTITATHDYLLWNRVRWQAVNDLMQTSQILPNQINGGFEFKGWYFGNKLEICNPKYHKSSAYTRVNWNDFTCLWGSDNYKYSLSFVPNIGYEIEKKYSFRRWLPWRKEDLYLLRKKTKI